Proteins encoded within one genomic window of Propionispora vibrioides:
- a CDS encoding peroxiredoxin: MAAKVGEKAPAFSMATTKNLEALDHVATLEDYQGKWLVLFFYPLDFTFVCPTEIRGFNSKINEIRELGADVLGVSIDSVHSHRAWIKTSREQGGLGGLNYPLASDITKQVSRDYGILIEEEGIALRGLFIIDPDGILRYQVVCDLNVGRSVDETIRVLHALQSGGLCPIDWHPGDNTL; the protein is encoded by the coding sequence ATGGCTGCAAAAGTTGGCGAAAAGGCTCCCGCTTTTTCTATGGCAACTACTAAAAATCTTGAGGCACTGGATCATGTTGCCACACTGGAGGATTACCAGGGAAAATGGCTTGTATTGTTTTTTTACCCTCTTGATTTTACCTTTGTCTGCCCGACTGAAATCAGAGGGTTCAATTCTAAAATCAATGAAATCCGTGAGCTGGGCGCCGATGTACTGGGTGTGAGCATTGACAGTGTCCACTCACACAGGGCCTGGATTAAAACGTCCCGCGAGCAGGGCGGACTCGGCGGCCTGAACTATCCGCTGGCTTCCGATATCACCAAACAGGTGTCAAGAGATTACGGCATTCTGATCGAAGAAGAAGGCATTGCCTTGCGCGGCCTGTTTATTATTGATCCTGACGGTATTTTGCGTTATCAGGTTGTTTGTGACCTGAACGTCGGACGCAGCGTGGATGAAACCATCCGGGTGCTGCATGCACTACAGTCAGGCGGCCTTTGCCCGATTGACTGGCATCCGGGCGATAACACGCTGTAA
- a CDS encoding HelD family protein, with translation MDNKEREYELARLSMTIEHIKGQLAASGSQCSDSQQQLKGTLADYWGNLGSSACDEAQFIEEMDRQKRLTALVHQKYSRLQRMADSPYFGRIDFWEPQSGSEEAERIYIGISSLSHPGSGELLVYDWRSPVAGMFYDFERGKAWYECPAGRIEGEIRLKRQFKIVNGIMKYMFDADITIEDEMLQDVLSKSSDAKMHTIVTSIQREQNQIVRDEGHPVLFVRGPAGSGKTSIALHRIAYLLYREREHLSSKNVIIFSPNHIFSDYIADVLPEIGEENVLQTTFQDYVKDTGVGQELALEDRSAQLEWLLGDKQAGWATKVENIRYKSSAAFVKLLDSYVSFLQENLVREHPPIRFNGEVIFSKGEWKKHFFHNLAHLPVGRRLKKIRQLIKNKLQSAIQRLRQEKIKEITENGNEVNAKTVEAMARLAAGEAAAPLYEIIHKLTELHALSLYKALFTREDFLNNREVAALLPQTWQEICRQTLRELQAGRVTYEDSFGYLYLLGMLEGFPANREIRHVVVDEAQDYTALQYKIIKQLFPASRWTILGDPAQAVHPYLTTADFAEVSRILQQAGSYFYTLKRAYRSTCEIHAFCQALLPATEMTEAVLRFGGKPRVVRQRQADGTNAWLRAVETLQQEGWQSIALICKTARQAMLVHRAVSERLPAHVILSEEDRFRRGVVVIPSYLAKGLEFDAVLVVQAEQAQYGRPEERNLFYTVCTRALHRLCLFHFGALTPFVAELDTSLYDVVWEEND, from the coding sequence ATGGACAACAAAGAGCGGGAATATGAGCTCGCAAGACTGAGCATGACAATAGAGCATATCAAAGGGCAGTTGGCGGCCAGCGGCAGCCAATGCAGCGATTCGCAGCAGCAATTGAAGGGAACACTTGCCGATTACTGGGGCAACCTGGGCAGCAGCGCCTGCGATGAAGCGCAGTTTATTGAGGAAATGGACCGGCAGAAAAGACTGACGGCACTGGTTCACCAAAAGTACAGCCGGTTGCAGCGAATGGCCGATTCCCCTTATTTTGGCCGGATTGATTTTTGGGAACCCCAGTCGGGCAGCGAAGAAGCTGAACGCATCTATATCGGTATTTCCAGTCTGAGTCATCCCGGCAGCGGGGAACTGCTGGTGTATGACTGGCGGTCGCCGGTAGCCGGTATGTTTTATGATTTTGAACGGGGCAAAGCCTGGTATGAATGTCCGGCCGGCCGGATTGAGGGCGAGATCAGGCTTAAGCGGCAGTTTAAAATTGTCAATGGTATCATGAAGTATATGTTTGACGCCGATATAACCATCGAAGATGAAATGCTGCAGGACGTGCTCAGCAAAAGCTCCGACGCCAAGATGCACACTATAGTGACAAGCATTCAGCGGGAGCAAAATCAGATTGTGCGGGATGAAGGACATCCGGTGCTGTTTGTCCGGGGCCCGGCCGGCAGCGGGAAAACATCGATTGCGCTGCATCGCATTGCCTATCTCTTATACCGTGAACGGGAGCATCTGTCGTCCAAGAATGTGATTATATTTTCGCCTAATCATATTTTCAGTGATTATATTGCTGACGTATTGCCGGAAATCGGGGAAGAGAACGTACTGCAAACCACCTTTCAGGATTATGTGAAAGATACCGGTGTGGGACAGGAACTGGCGCTGGAAGATCGTTCCGCGCAATTGGAATGGCTTTTGGGCGACAAGCAGGCCGGCTGGGCAACGAAGGTGGAAAATATCCGCTATAAGTCTTCGGCGGCTTTTGTAAAACTATTGGATTCTTATGTGAGCTTCCTGCAGGAAAATCTGGTTCGGGAACATCCGCCCATCCGGTTTAATGGGGAAGTTATTTTTAGCAAGGGAGAGTGGAAAAAGCACTTTTTCCATAACCTGGCCCATTTACCGGTGGGACGGAGATTGAAAAAAATCCGGCAGCTGATAAAAAACAAGCTCCAGTCGGCGATACAGCGACTGCGGCAGGAAAAAATAAAAGAAATAACGGAAAACGGCAATGAAGTGAACGCCAAGACGGTGGAGGCCATGGCCCGTCTTGCCGCCGGCGAGGCGGCCGCCCCGCTGTACGAAATCATACATAAACTGACGGAACTGCATGCGCTGTCTTTGTATAAGGCGCTCTTTACGCGTGAAGATTTTCTAAACAACCGTGAGGTAGCGGCCCTGCTGCCGCAGACATGGCAGGAGATTTGCCGGCAGACGCTGCGAGAGTTGCAGGCCGGGCGGGTTACCTATGAAGATTCTTTTGGGTATCTTTATCTGTTGGGTATGCTGGAGGGCTTTCCGGCTAACAGGGAAATACGGCATGTGGTAGTGGACGAGGCTCAGGATTATACCGCTCTGCAATATAAGATCATTAAGCAGCTATTTCCCGCCAGCCGGTGGACTATCCTGGGCGATCCGGCGCAGGCGGTTCATCCGTATTTGACAACGGCTGATTTTGCTGAGGTCAGCCGGATTTTACAGCAGGCAGGCTCTTATTTTTACACGTTAAAGCGGGCATACCGGTCGACTTGCGAGATCCATGCCTTTTGCCAGGCCTTATTGCCGGCGACCGAAATGACGGAGGCTGTTTTGCGGTTTGGCGGTAAGCCGCGGGTAGTCCGGCAGCGGCAAGCAGACGGCACCAACGCCTGGCTGCGGGCCGTTGAAACCTTGCAACAAGAGGGGTGGCAGTCTATCGCCCTGATCTGCAAAACGGCACGGCAGGCGATGTTGGTGCACCGGGCTGTAAGTGAGCGCCTACCGGCTCATGTTATATTGTCGGAGGAGGACCGGTTCCGACGAGGTGTCGTTGTCATCCCTTCTTATTTGGCCAAGGGACTAGAGTTTGACGCTGTTTTGGTTGTTCAGGCGGAGCAGGCGCAGTATGGCCGGCCGGAAGAACGCAATCTTTTCTATACTGTCTGTACCAGGGCGCTGCATCGACTGTGCCTATTTCACTTTGGTGCGCTTACGCCTTTTGTGGCGGAACTGGATACGTCGTTATACGACGTTGTGTGGGAAGAAAATGATTAA
- a CDS encoding cbb3-type cytochrome c oxidase subunit I codes for MFRSQHLSYKYALIAYLLFGLQGLIATGGAIQLLFPDVNSPISFAAGRAFHLNISIYWPLLGMMGAIYFFFSQEAEREFYSLKLITVNFWLLTTTIGLTLGWLLLGFTEGREYLETNWLFKLATFASTLLLSFNLLRTYQASTMPKSRATLISIVAGSITLVIFYLPNIMSYSHPTTDEVAKFLVVHLWEEMSLELLGTGILAALVIRMIGVERRAVETAIYLDLIFAALAGILATGHHYYWIGVPAFWLWIGGIFSAMQVLPSIILLYTTLKSTNLKTFSCRSDRDKIVAALIGCSIFYHIFGAAFLGFLMAYPPLNRFIHGTYITSAHSHFALFGVFGFLVLALCFYMLFTEISLAKKLYPWCWVALLSLNAGLLTMGTGLLLAGGLQVYCWWVMGLSIDETNELIRPYLLIRAAGGAVYSAGSLLLTFVVVKSLWPKIKMLFQSEGHLSNIACDDLNQLDGLLDDLVQKGKEAEQVLQKIQNLSPTILTRSKENK; via the coding sequence TTGTTCCGATCTCAGCATCTAAGTTATAAATATGCCTTAATTGCGTATCTGCTTTTTGGCCTGCAAGGACTGATCGCTACCGGCGGTGCGATACAATTACTCTTTCCCGACGTGAATTCTCCCATCTCCTTTGCCGCCGGCCGGGCCTTTCACTTAAACATCAGTATCTATTGGCCGCTGCTCGGCATGATGGGAGCCATTTATTTTTTCTTTAGCCAGGAGGCAGAACGGGAATTTTATAGTCTTAAGCTGATTACCGTTAATTTCTGGCTGTTGACAACAACCATAGGCTTGACTTTAGGCTGGCTGCTATTAGGCTTTACGGAAGGCCGGGAATATCTCGAGACCAACTGGCTCTTTAAATTAGCGACCTTCGCTTCCACGCTGCTCCTGAGCTTTAATTTGCTCCGTACCTATCAGGCTTCCACTATGCCCAAGAGCCGGGCCACACTGATCAGTATCGTAGCCGGCAGTATTACTCTGGTTATTTTTTACCTGCCTAATATTATGTCTTATTCCCATCCGACTACCGATGAAGTTGCCAAGTTCTTGGTGGTTCACTTATGGGAAGAAATGTCGTTGGAACTGCTTGGTACCGGCATTCTGGCAGCATTGGTGATTCGTATGATCGGCGTGGAGCGGCGGGCAGTGGAAACGGCTATTTATTTAGATCTTATCTTTGCCGCTTTAGCCGGAATACTGGCAACAGGACATCATTATTATTGGATTGGTGTGCCGGCTTTTTGGCTTTGGATCGGCGGCATTTTTAGTGCGATGCAGGTTCTGCCATCCATTATCTTGTTATATACAACCCTAAAATCAACTAACCTTAAGACTTTTTCCTGTCGCTCCGACCGTGATAAAATCGTGGCTGCCCTAATCGGCTGCAGCATATTTTATCATATTTTCGGAGCTGCCTTTTTAGGCTTTCTTATGGCGTATCCGCCGCTCAACCGGTTTATCCACGGAACGTATATTACCTCAGCCCATTCACACTTTGCCTTATTCGGCGTATTCGGGTTCCTGGTGTTAGCCTTGTGTTTTTATATGCTGTTTACCGAAATAAGCCTTGCAAAAAAACTATATCCCTGGTGCTGGGTTGCCCTTCTCTCACTAAATGCCGGCCTACTGACCATGGGAACAGGACTTTTACTTGCCGGCGGCTTACAAGTCTACTGTTGGTGGGTAATGGGCTTGAGCATTGACGAGACCAATGAATTGATCAGGCCCTATTTGCTTATCCGGGCAGCGGGCGGCGCTGTCTATTCCGCCGGCAGTCTGTTGCTGACATTTGTTGTTGTCAAAAGCCTATGGCCTAAAATCAAGATGTTGTTTCAAAGCGAAGGGCATCTGTCGAACATTGCCTGTGATGATTTAAACCAGCTCGACGGATTACTCGATGATTTAGTTCAAAAGGGAAAAGAAGCGGAGCAGGTACTGCAAAAAATTCAAAACCTTAGTCCAACCATCTTAACCCGCTCCAAGGAGAATAAGTAA
- a CDS encoding carbohydrate kinase family protein: MEIQKIDVVGLGASTLDMFTVVERFPETREVQKAGDMLLDGGGPVATALVTLAKLGASTAMIDHVGNDWVGSLILEDFTKNRVNSDFITRFPEQSSTVANILVHQATGNRAILFHPGSAPEVGAEEDYTALIKAAKILHVNGRYLAACRTAIAAAKASGVLVSFDGGANRYHPGMRELVQQSDICIVARDFAFHYTGEAEPVDAVVKLLNEGPDIVGVTDGVHGSWIARRGGQLFHQPAFMVEVTDTTGCGDSYHGAFLFGLLSEMSLKEAAEFASAVAAINARTLGGRAGLPSLEQVRNFLAEYR; encoded by the coding sequence ATGGAAATACAAAAGATAGATGTTGTAGGATTAGGTGCGTCAACACTGGATATGTTTACTGTGGTGGAACGTTTTCCCGAGACCCGGGAAGTGCAGAAAGCAGGCGACATGCTGTTGGACGGCGGCGGTCCGGTGGCGACGGCCCTGGTAACGTTAGCCAAGCTGGGGGCGTCAACGGCGATGATCGATCATGTAGGGAATGATTGGGTCGGTTCGCTTATTCTTGAGGATTTTACCAAGAACCGGGTTAATAGCGATTTCATCACCCGGTTTCCCGAGCAGTCTTCGACGGTTGCCAATATCCTGGTCCACCAGGCAACCGGCAACCGGGCTATTTTGTTTCATCCCGGCTCGGCACCGGAGGTCGGTGCCGAAGAGGACTATACGGCGCTAATCAAGGCGGCCAAAATCCTTCATGTTAACGGCCGTTATTTGGCGGCCTGCCGGACAGCCATTGCAGCGGCCAAAGCATCCGGTGTGCTTGTTTCGTTTGACGGCGGCGCCAACCGCTATCATCCCGGCATGCGTGAATTGGTACAACAGAGCGATATCTGTATTGTCGCCAGGGATTTCGCCTTTCATTATACCGGAGAGGCGGAACCGGTGGACGCTGTGGTCAAGCTGCTCAATGAAGGCCCTGATATTGTGGGGGTTACCGATGGCGTTCATGGCAGTTGGATTGCCCGCCGGGGCGGTCAGCTGTTTCATCAGCCGGCGTTTATGGTCGAGGTGACCGATACTACCGGTTGTGGTGACAGCTATCACGGTGCCTTTTTGTTCGGACTGTTGAGCGAAATGTCTCTAAAGGAGGCGGCTGAGTTTGCCAGTGCCGTGGCGGCGATTAATGCCCGTACACTGGGCGGCAGGGCAGGGCTGCCTTCGCTGGAGCAGGTGCGGAATTTTCTGGCGGAATATCGTTAG
- a CDS encoding cupin domain-containing protein translates to MEKINIQEKLNLFNEYWSPRIIGEVNDSYVKIAKFKGDFIWHTHQNEDEMFYVLKGSLTIKFRDKAVLLQEDECIVIPRGIEHMPVAEEEVWVMLIEPKATLNTGNVINDRTVETLEKI, encoded by the coding sequence ATGGAAAAAATTAATATTCAAGAAAAGCTAAATCTGTTTAACGAGTATTGGAGTCCCCGGATTATTGGGGAGGTCAATGACTCTTATGTGAAAATTGCAAAATTTAAAGGAGATTTTATCTGGCATACTCACCAGAATGAAGATGAAATGTTTTACGTGCTGAAAGGCAGCTTGACAATCAAATTCAGGGATAAAGCTGTTCTTTTGCAAGAGGATGAGTGTATCGTCATTCCGCGCGGTATTGAGCATATGCCGGTTGCTGAGGAGGAAGTCTGGGTGATGCTGATAGAGCCCAAAGCGACTTTAAATACCGGCAATGTAATAAATGATCGGACTGTGGAAACGCTGGAAAAAATATAA
- a CDS encoding c-type cytochrome — MDFRLKAFLTTLIVSLVMFAWLIYVSLTNEQMKPIPVAAQQGKLVFQRKACIECHTVLGNGGYYGGDLTKVYEKLGSDALKEFLTHPPLISGAKQKRHERLNEAETNAMIAYLEFLDSINTTNWPPHPLYEAKPQAR; from the coding sequence ATGGATTTTCGCCTGAAAGCATTCCTGACAACGCTTATTGTTTCTTTGGTTATGTTTGCCTGGCTGATTTATGTTTCTCTAACCAATGAGCAAATGAAGCCCATACCGGTTGCGGCACAGCAGGGCAAACTGGTTTTTCAGCGCAAGGCCTGTATCGAATGTCACACGGTATTGGGCAATGGCGGTTATTATGGCGGCGATCTTACCAAAGTATATGAAAAGCTTGGCAGCGATGCACTGAAGGAATTTCTAACCCACCCGCCACTCATTAGCGGAGCCAAACAAAAACGGCATGAACGTCTGAACGAAGCGGAAACCAATGCTATGATCGCTTACTTAGAATTCCTTGATTCCATTAATACCACAAATTGGCCGCCGCATCCGCTTTATGAAGCCAAGCCACAAGCCAGGTAA
- a CDS encoding D-alanyl-D-alanine carboxypeptidase family protein → MSKKIFLFSLLCLFLLSSTALAAAAVQPPNILAEAAVVMVADDNRVLYDKQAHAIMYPASTTKMTTLITALEQGKPDSIVTVSKRAAQCEGSSLDLTAGDRLTLQEALFGMMLVSGNDAAEAVAETVGGSVAGFVNLMNAEAAKIGATRTHYTNPHGLPDPINHYTTAYDLGLIAAYGLKNPVFAKIVSTQAYDVHFLNKPTLHVTNTNKLLGKYPGANGVKTGVTNDAGDCLVAAAKRGNVELIAVVLNDDERWADAAQLLDYGFQQLGL, encoded by the coding sequence ATGAGTAAAAAGATTTTTTTATTTTCCTTATTATGCCTTTTTCTGTTAAGTTCTACGGCGCTGGCCGCGGCGGCAGTGCAGCCGCCGAACATATTGGCGGAAGCCGCCGTAGTGATGGTGGCGGATGATAACCGGGTTTTGTACGATAAACAAGCTCATGCCATTATGTATCCGGCCAGTACAACCAAAATGACGACGCTGATCACCGCGTTAGAGCAAGGCAAGCCGGATAGTATTGTCACAGTCAGCAAGCGCGCTGCCCAATGTGAAGGCTCCAGTCTGGACCTGACTGCCGGTGACAGGCTGACCCTGCAGGAGGCTTTATTTGGGATGATGCTTGTTTCCGGTAACGATGCGGCCGAGGCGGTGGCCGAAACGGTAGGCGGCTCGGTGGCGGGTTTCGTGAATCTGATGAATGCCGAGGCGGCGAAAATCGGTGCAACCCGCACACATTATACCAATCCGCATGGTCTGCCTGACCCGATTAATCACTATACGACAGCCTATGATCTGGGCTTGATTGCGGCCTATGGCCTGAAGAATCCGGTATTTGCCAAAATTGTTTCCACTCAGGCCTATGACGTGCATTTTCTAAATAAGCCCACTCTGCATGTTACCAATACCAATAAGCTATTGGGTAAGTATCCGGGCGCCAACGGCGTAAAAACCGGCGTTACCAATGATGCCGGAGACTGCCTGGTGGCTGCCGCCAAACGGGGTAATGTCGAATTAATCGCCGTCGTACTTAATGATGATGAACGCTGGGCCGATGCGGCCCAATTGCTTGACTACGGATTTCAGCAGCTAGGGCTTTAA
- a CDS encoding amino acid permease, producing the protein MQTFNKTEFIIMALGNIIGSGIFLASSLVITVAGAWAPLAYLLGGLIMMMEVAFLIEMSIIDPAPGAFKVHAQEIFGNWWGFVVGWMFWTSGILGMASEVTACAIFARLWSPATPLWMFSLLFSILITLINLNDLKGLSKFELSLASIKIIALSLFVLVGFAAVSGLAIGKISPDFTLYTEALTAPREGILGLLASMLLILFAYTGTGIIGIAATETEQAEKVVPPATRIVTLFIVALYTLVAFLITVLLPRSSLQPDTSPFVSLFELANIPYSGDVVNIILLTATLSALNSQVYSSSRMLFSLAKNNQAPAFAAYQSRRGVPVAAVALSGFFLLGATLLSYLLPERVFIYTVSASGFLALINWMSVSATHYFYRKKILATAPEKIKYQAPFFPYLPWLCFVTIFIAICSAVLYPDQMPGLYSGGIILLIIGVVYFFLPKSSP; encoded by the coding sequence TTGCAGACGTTTAATAAAACTGAATTTATTATTATGGCCTTGGGCAATATTATCGGCTCAGGTATTTTCCTGGCCAGCAGTCTGGTTATCACCGTAGCCGGCGCCTGGGCGCCGCTGGCCTATCTGCTGGGCGGCCTGATCATGATGATGGAAGTGGCTTTTCTGATCGAAATGTCAATTATCGATCCCGCACCAGGTGCCTTCAAGGTGCACGCTCAGGAGATATTCGGTAACTGGTGGGGGTTCGTCGTGGGCTGGATGTTTTGGACCAGCGGCATTTTAGGCATGGCCAGCGAAGTGACGGCCTGTGCCATATTCGCCCGGCTCTGGTCGCCGGCTACACCACTGTGGATGTTCAGCCTGCTGTTTTCCATCCTGATCACCTTAATTAACTTAAATGACCTGAAAGGTCTGAGCAAATTCGAACTGTCCCTGGCGTCGATCAAAATTATCGCCCTTAGTCTGTTCGTACTGGTCGGCTTTGCCGCGGTCAGCGGCCTGGCGATTGGCAAGATTTCCCCGGATTTCACCTTATATACGGAGGCGCTAACCGCTCCCCGCGAGGGAATTCTCGGTCTGCTGGCATCCATGTTGCTTATTCTCTTTGCCTACACTGGCACAGGTATCATTGGCATAGCGGCCACCGAAACCGAACAGGCCGAGAAGGTGGTACCGCCGGCCACCAGGATTGTCACTCTGTTTATTGTGGCATTATATACTCTGGTCGCTTTTTTAATCACCGTTCTCCTGCCGCGCAGCAGCCTCCAGCCTGACACCAGTCCTTTTGTTTCCTTATTTGAACTGGCCAACATCCCCTATTCCGGCGATGTGGTCAATATCATCCTGCTCACGGCCACGCTTTCCGCTCTAAACTCCCAGGTATATTCCTCATCCCGCATGCTGTTTTCCCTGGCCAAAAACAACCAGGCTCCCGCCTTTGCCGCCTACCAAAGCCGTCGTGGCGTACCGGTCGCCGCCGTAGCCTTAAGCGGCTTCTTTCTCCTGGGAGCCACTTTACTGTCCTATCTGCTGCCGGAAAGGGTTTTCATTTATACGGTAAGCGCCAGTGGTTTTTTGGCACTCATCAACTGGATGAGCGTTTCTGCCACCCATTATTTCTACCGTAAAAAAATTCTGGCCACCGCACCGGAAAAAATAAAATACCAGGCTCCTTTCTTCCCTTACCTGCCCTGGTTATGCTTTGTTACCATTTTCATCGCTATCTGCTCAGCCGTACTATATCCTGATCAGATGCCCGGCCTCTACAGTGGCGGAATCATCCTGCTCATCATCGGCGTCGTCTATTTCTTCCTGCCCAAGTCCAGCCCGTAA
- a CDS encoding DMT family transporter has translation MKSRIFLYSALFFGVFSLSTSAIFVKLANAPSGITAFYRLFFAALLLLPAFLFSKKNRQALLYLSLKQWGWGLLSGLFLAVHYVLWFESLRYTSVASSTVIVTLQPLFSLAGGYFLFKERLSQGAIVGCLIAITGYFIIGWGDFQISGTALFGDLLAFLAAGLITAYFFTGQFLRKNLSVIPYSLLGYVSSALFLASYAVSQQVSFVDYPLPTWGAFIGLALIATILGQLIFNWLLKWVSTTVISMAILGEVIGTCMLAYFIFNETISLQQGIGIGTVLAGLALFLLQPPQAPVPRSDNKSAI, from the coding sequence ATGAAGTCACGAATCTTTTTGTATTCCGCTTTATTTTTTGGAGTGTTTTCGCTATCCACCTCCGCCATATTTGTGAAATTAGCGAATGCCCCTTCCGGTATCACGGCGTTTTATCGTCTGTTTTTTGCGGCCTTGCTGCTCCTGCCAGCTTTTTTATTCAGTAAGAAGAACCGGCAGGCGTTGCTATATCTCTCCCTGAAGCAATGGGGCTGGGGGCTGCTGTCAGGTTTATTTTTAGCTGTCCATTATGTATTGTGGTTCGAATCGCTGCGCTATACATCTGTGGCAAGTTCAACTGTCATTGTCACATTACAGCCCCTTTTCTCGCTCGCAGGCGGCTATTTTCTGTTTAAGGAGCGTTTGAGCCAGGGGGCAATCGTTGGGTGCCTTATCGCTATAACCGGATATTTCATCATTGGCTGGGGAGATTTCCAGATCAGTGGCACGGCGTTATTTGGCGATTTGCTAGCGTTTCTTGCCGCAGGTCTGATCACCGCGTATTTCTTTACCGGCCAATTTCTGCGAAAAAACTTATCCGTTATTCCCTATTCCCTGCTGGGGTATGTGAGCAGTGCGTTATTTTTAGCAAGCTATGCTGTTAGTCAACAGGTTTCTTTCGTTGATTATCCCTTACCAACGTGGGGCGCTTTTATTGGATTGGCACTGATCGCGACGATTCTTGGACAATTGATTTTTAATTGGTTGCTAAAGTGGGTATCTACAACGGTTATTTCCATGGCTATTTTGGGAGAGGTGATAGGAACCTGCATGTTGGCCTATTTTATTTTTAACGAGACTATCTCTTTGCAACAGGGGATCGGTATCGGAACGGTTCTGGCGGGTTTGGCTTTATTTTTGCTGCAGCCTCCCCAAGCTCCTGTGCCGAGATCGGATAACAAATCCGCTATTTAA
- a CDS encoding helix-turn-helix domain-containing protein: protein MNQYRLGQTVLSYRKKKGMTIREFADYSGISTSLVSQIERGQANPSLNVLELIAQALNVPLYTLFINAIDTKSLISKKQDRKKIYRENNDHIVYDVLTPDFMKAHIELLMMDLNARASTTESYYSHAAKEEIAVVMKGTAYVELEGVEYLLDEGDVVRIPPNVRHRFLNKADQTSHILFVLTPALI, encoded by the coding sequence ATGAATCAGTATCGTCTGGGCCAGACGGTTTTAAGCTATCGTAAGAAAAAAGGAATGACTATTCGTGAATTTGCCGATTATTCCGGTATCAGCACGTCACTGGTCAGTCAAATTGAGCGTGGCCAGGCCAATCCGTCCCTTAACGTATTGGAATTAATCGCCCAGGCATTAAATGTGCCGCTCTATACCCTGTTTATTAATGCTATTGATACGAAATCGCTTATTTCAAAGAAACAAGACCGCAAAAAAATCTACCGTGAAAACAATGACCATATTGTTTATGACGTATTAACACCAGATTTTATGAAAGCCCATATCGAACTATTAATGATGGATTTAAATGCCCGCGCCAGTACCACAGAAAGCTATTATTCCCATGCTGCCAAAGAGGAAATTGCCGTTGTCATGAAGGGAACGGCCTATGTCGAATTGGAAGGCGTCGAGTATCTTTTAGATGAAGGCGATGTTGTCCGCATTCCCCCGAATGTAAGACATAGATTTTTAAACAAAGCCGATCAGACAAGTCACATTTTATTCGTACTTACACCTGCGCTTATTTAG
- a CDS encoding metallophosphoesterase family protein has protein sequence MSGQHELSMKIAVFSDTHGTGPSFTLDWALPYLTTADAVLHAGDFTTPATLAFFRKFPGFHGVTGNGDQPEVAAVLPGQQILELAAYRVGLFHGHGPGKSTPERAYAAFADQPVDIIVFGHSHQPAIFTKNKILLLNPGSPTNKRKERWFSFILLELSPSRVAATLVFNTGKTTGSVEEY, from the coding sequence ATGAGCGGACAGCATGAGTTGTCTATGAAAATAGCCGTCTTTTCCGACACCCACGGCACCGGTCCCTCCTTTACTCTGGATTGGGCGCTGCCCTACTTAACGACAGCCGATGCCGTCCTGCATGCCGGCGATTTTACCACACCGGCCACACTCGCATTTTTCCGGAAGTTTCCCGGCTTTCACGGCGTTACGGGCAATGGCGATCAACCGGAAGTGGCCGCCGTTCTTCCCGGACAACAGATCCTGGAGCTAGCCGCTTACCGTGTCGGCTTGTTTCACGGACACGGTCCGGGCAAAAGCACACCCGAAAGGGCGTATGCCGCTTTTGCCGATCAGCCTGTAGACATCATCGTCTTTGGCCACAGCCACCAGCCCGCCATATTTACTAAGAATAAAATCCTCCTGCTCAATCCCGGCTCTCCCACCAACAAACGTAAAGAAAGATGGTTTTCCTTTATCCTGTTGGAGCTCTCCCCGTCCCGGGTCGCAGCCACCTTAGTGTTTAACACAGGAAAAACCACCGGCTCTGTCGAAGAATATTAA
- a CDS encoding zinc-ribbon domain containing protein gives MAQDKTLSCRDCGSDFVFTASEQDFYAEKGFTNEPGRCPSCRAARKQQNNRGGFGGRQQREMHDAVCASCGVETQVPFRPSNDRPVYCRDCFSQNNSRY, from the coding sequence ATGGCTCAAGACAAAACTTTATCCTGCCGCGACTGTGGCTCTGACTTCGTATTTACCGCTTCGGAACAAGATTTCTATGCGGAAAAAGGATTCACCAACGAACCGGGTCGTTGCCCGAGCTGCCGTGCAGCCCGTAAGCAACAAAACAACCGTGGCGGCTTTGGCGGCCGTCAACAACGCGAAATGCATGACGCAGTTTGCGCATCTTGCGGTGTAGAAACTCAGGTTCCTTTCCGTCCGAGCAATGACCGTCCGGTTTATTGCAGAGACTGCTTCAGCCAAAACAATTCTCGTTACTAA